From Triticum aestivum cultivar Chinese Spring chromosome 4A, IWGSC CS RefSeq v2.1, whole genome shotgun sequence, a single genomic window includes:
- the LOC123086924 gene encoding calmodulin calcium-dependent NAD kinase has translation MQQQDGLGKRLLLRVAALCHGSSKLPPPPAPPAMAEMPRVEMAGDGRVEHLEKFSHYVARQIGFEDASECPHLCKAANNYLRQTNNCMADVYGLLDGVPEADALYVKLVNELERCILGYFAFHWDHSTTLVTQALTVDSANKKKLRNVILEANRKQRFERITKDLKVTRVFSTLVHEMKAIGTVTGMNGEEEAHCTDVMAPVAHSDRSPVLLLMGGGMGAGKSTVLKEILQEPFWIEAGKNALVVEADAFKETDVIYRAISSMGHHNDMLQTAELVHKSSTDAASSLLVTALNEGRDVILDGTLSWEPFVEQTIAMARAVHSQRHRMGVGYKVDEDGTITENYWEPVPNDQDFVAANRDRKPYRIEVVGVVCDAYLAVARGIRRAIMTGRAVRVNSQLTSHKRFAAAFQKYCQLVDGAKLYSSNSLGSPQLIAWKGDINGSLLVEPREIDCLDKVSNLNEGATSLHDLYPGGATTCGSRSIWDDMIVAPSRATVQREIREAIRSVEPTATPTAL, from the exons ATGCAGCAGCAAG aTGGGTTGGGCAAGCGGCTGCTGCTCAGGGTCGCCGCGCTGTGCCACGGGAGTAgcaagctgccgccgccgccggctcctccGGCCATGGCGGAAATGCCGAGGGTGGAGATGGCCGGCGACGGCCGCGTCGAGCACCTCGAGAAGTTCTCCCACTACGTCG CTCGGCAGATTGGGTTCGAGGACGCGAGCGAGTGCCCCCACCTGTGCAAGGCGGCCAACAACTACCTCCGGCAGACCAACAACTGCATGGCGGACGTCTACGGCCTCCTGGACGGCGTCCCGGAGGCCGACGCGCTCTACGTCAAGCTCGTCAACGAGCTGGAGAGATGCATCCTCGGCTACTTCGCCTTCCACTGGGACCATTCCACCACCCTCGTCACCCAG GCCTTGACCGTGGACAGCGCCAACAAAAAGAAGCTGAGGAACGTGATTCTGGAAGCTAACAG GAAGCAACGGTTCGAGCGGATCACGAAGGACCTCAAGGTGACGCGTGTGTTCTCCACACTGGTGCATGAGATGAAGGCCATCGGCACGGTGACGGGGATGAATGGCGAGGAGGAGGCGCACTGCACCGACGTTATGGCCCCGGTGGCGCACAGCGACCGGTCCCCGGTGCTGCTGCTGatgggcggcggcatgggcgccgGCAAGAGCACCGTGCTCAAGGAGATACTTCAAGA GCCGTTTTGGATAGAGGCGGGGAAGAACGCTTTGGTGGTTGAGGCGGACGCTTTCAAGGAGACAGACGTGATCTACCGCGCCATCAGCTCCATGGGCCACCACAACGACATGCTTCAGACGGCAGAGCTG GTGCACAAGTCGTCGACGGACGCGGCGTCGTCGCTGCTGGTGACGGCGCTGAACGAGGGGCGCGACGTGATCCTGGACGGCACGCTCTCCTGGGAGCCCTTCGTGGAGCAGACCATCGCCATGGCCCGGGCCGTGCACTCCCAGCGCCACCGCATGGGCGTGGGCTACAAGGTGGACGAGGACGGCACCATCACCGAGAACTACTGGGAGCCCGTCCCCAACGACCAGGACTTTGTCGCCGCCAACAGGGACCGGAAACCGTACCGGATCGAGGTCGTCGGCGTCGTCTGCGACGCCTACCTCGCCGTCGCCAGAGGGATCAG GAGAGCGATCATGACGGGGAGGGCGGTGAGGGTGAACTCGCAGCTCACGTCGCACAAGAGATTCGCGGCGGCGTTCCAGAAGTACTGCCAGCTTGTGGACGGGGCCAAGCTCTACAGCTCCAACTCCTTGGGCTCTCCACAG CTGATCGCGTGGAAGGGCGACATCAACGGCAGCCTGCTGGTGGAGCCGCGCGAGATCGACTGCCTGGACAAGGTGAGCAACCTCAACGAGGGCGCCACCTCCCTGCACGACCTCTACCCCGGCGGCGCCACCACCTGCGGCTCCCGCTCCATCTGGGACGACATGATCGTCGCGCCGTCCCGCGCCACCGTCCAGCGAGAGATCCGGGAGGCCATCCGCTCCGTGGAGCCGACGGCAACGCCGACCGCCTTGTAG